The Xanthomonas fragariae genome has a segment encoding these proteins:
- a CDS encoding pteridine reductase: MTDRSKVVLITGAGRRIGAQIATTLHAAGYRVALHAHSSGDALGARVTELCMQRAGSAQAFHVDLRLTHAPAQLVADCIAAFGRLDGVVNNASAFYPTALGEATPAQWDELFAVNARAPFFIAQAAAAQLRQQRGAIVNLTDLHAQQPMRNHPLYGASKSALEMLTRSLALELAPNVRVNAVAPGAILWPEEGKPSDARQALLARTPLARIGTPEEIAEAVRWLLDEASFVTGHTLHVDGGRQLS; encoded by the coding sequence ATGACAGACAGGTCCAAGGTGGTGTTGATCACCGGTGCAGGCCGCCGCATCGGCGCGCAGATCGCCACCACGCTGCACGCAGCCGGCTATCGCGTCGCCTTGCATGCGCACAGCTCCGGCGACGCACTGGGCGCACGCGTCACCGAGCTTTGCATGCAACGCGCAGGTAGCGCGCAGGCCTTCCACGTCGATTTGCGCCTGACGCATGCGCCCGCACAACTGGTTGCCGACTGCATCGCTGCATTCGGTCGCCTGGATGGCGTGGTCAACAATGCTTCGGCGTTCTATCCCACCGCACTGGGCGAGGCCACCCCGGCACAGTGGGACGAGCTGTTCGCGGTCAACGCGCGCGCTCCGTTCTTCATCGCCCAGGCCGCCGCCGCGCAGCTGCGCCAGCAGCGCGGCGCCATCGTCAACCTCACCGACCTGCATGCGCAGCAACCGATGCGCAATCACCCACTGTACGGTGCATCCAAGAGCGCGCTGGAAATGCTGACCCGCTCGCTCGCGCTGGAGCTGGCACCGAACGTGCGCGTCAACGCAGTAGCGCCTGGCGCGATCCTGTGGCCGGAAGAAGGCAAGCCGTCCGATGCCAGGCAGGCGCTGCTCGCACGCACGCCACTGGCACGCATCGGCACGCCCGAAGAGATCGCCGAGGCAGTGCGTTGGTTGTTGGACGAGGCCAGCTTCGTCACCGGCCATACCTTGCACGTGGATGGCGGGCGCCAGCTCAGTTAA
- a CDS encoding IS5 family transposase (programmed frameshift): MTRRKESPIALWKRIEPLIPQVKRSPKGGRPRISDQQALNGIVYVLRTGMPWDDLPVELGYGSGMTCWRRLRDWQAAGVWHRLHQVLLTELRRAQRLDLSRASLDAASVAFPPGGAYTGPNPTDRGKLGSKRHLIVDRNGVPLAVCVTGANRHDSVVFEELIDALPPIGGKPGRPRRWPDKLHADKAYDIDRCRAFLKQRGIIARIARKGIERNDRLGRHRWVVERTHAWFAGLGKLRIRFERRIDLHLALLSLACSIICLRLLPGFC; the protein is encoded by the exons ATGACACGTCGCAAAGAGAGCCCCATTGCGCTGTGGAAGCGCATCGAGCCGCTGATTCCCCAAGTGAAGCGTTCGCCTAAAGGTGGACGGCCGCGTATCAGTGATCAGCAAGCTCTCAACGGCATCGTCTATGTCTTGCGCACGGGCATGCCATGGGATGACCTGCCTGTGGAACTGGGCTATGGCAGCGGCATGACCTGCTGGCGCCGGTTGCGTGATTGGCAGGCCGCCGGTGTTTGGCATCGTCTGCACCAGGTGTTGCTGACCGAGCTGCGTCGCGCCCAGAGGCTGGATCTGAGCCGAGCCAGTCTGGACGCCGCCAGTGTGGCCT TCCCCCCGGGGGGCGCCTACACCGGGCCAAACCCGACCGATCGCGGCAAACTCGGCAGCAAACGGCATCTGATCGTGGACCGCAACGGCGTGCCCTTGGCAGTGTGCGTCACCGGCGCCAATCGGCACGACTCGGTCGTGTTCGAGGAGTTGATCGACGCCTTGCCGCCAATTGGTGGCAAACCAGGGCGCCCGCGACGTTGGCCAGACAAATTGCACGCCGACAAGGCTTACGACATCGACCGCTGTCGCGCCTTCCTCAAGCAGCGCGGCATCATTGCGCGGATCGCACGCAAGGGAATCGAGCGCAACGACCGGTTGGGCCGTCATCGCTGGGTCGTCGAGCGCACGCATGCCTGGTTCGCAGGCCTGGGCAAACTGCGCATCCGCTTTGAACGCCGCATCGATCTCCACTTGGCGTTGCTCTCGCTTGCATGCTCCATCATCTGCTTACGGCTTCTTCCTGGGTTTTGTTAG
- a CDS encoding ATP-binding response regulator, whose protein sequence is MSHEGGKPEQLKILLVEDSPEDAELLSDQLLDAGIDAAFERVDSEPSLRSALDAFQPDIVLSDLSMPGFSGHQALRVVRQNGATPFIFVSGTMGEETAVKALQDGANDYIIKHNPTRLPSAVSRAIREARADLERQRVESELMRAQRLESLAMLAAGLSHDLRNILQPLLIVPDLLVGRTDDPQLRQLANVVAECGRRGHEMAESMLSFVRGSNKPREQVSIANLFQAVQMLLKSSLPYGVRLQVDTIASDLTIEANYTELQQCLLNLGLNAIQAMPGGGTLILSADRHDGTRVRMSVADTGVGMSDDTRARLFSPFFTTKADGTGLGLISCKRIVESYGGSIAVDSRLGEGTRFDVIVPMHATSVAVAETELPLALGHGQRILLVDGEATRLSLLGNALSSQGYKPQLASDGAAALHLVQQHAMPHLVIIDSDIILLSAVSVLLSMQELGYQGPAIVLEDVGAPLQRVHFPPDIPVHVLRKPLEMCRVFRAVSHALEVA, encoded by the coding sequence ATGTCGCACGAGGGGGGCAAACCGGAGCAGCTGAAGATCCTCCTGGTGGAAGATTCACCGGAAGACGCCGAGCTGTTATCCGATCAGTTGCTCGATGCCGGCATCGATGCGGCATTCGAGCGTGTGGACAGCGAGCCGTCGCTGCGCAGCGCGCTGGATGCGTTTCAGCCGGACATCGTGCTGTCGGATCTGAGCATGCCAGGGTTTTCCGGCCATCAGGCGCTGCGTGTGGTGCGTCAGAACGGCGCCACGCCCTTCATCTTCGTCTCGGGCACCATGGGTGAGGAGACCGCGGTCAAGGCGCTGCAGGACGGCGCCAACGACTACATCATCAAGCACAACCCGACGCGGCTGCCGAGCGCGGTGAGTCGCGCGATTCGCGAAGCGCGTGCCGACCTGGAACGTCAGCGCGTTGAGAGCGAGCTGATGCGCGCACAGCGGCTGGAAAGCCTGGCGATGCTGGCGGCCGGTTTGAGTCATGACTTGCGCAACATCCTGCAGCCATTGTTGATCGTGCCCGACCTGCTGGTCGGGCGCACCGACGACCCGCAACTGCGTCAGCTCGCCAACGTGGTGGCCGAGTGCGGCCGGCGCGGGCATGAGATGGCCGAGTCGATGCTGTCGTTCGTGCGCGGTTCCAACAAGCCGCGCGAGCAGGTGTCGATCGCGAATTTGTTCCAGGCGGTGCAGATGCTGCTCAAGAGCAGCCTGCCCTACGGCGTGCGCTTGCAGGTGGACACGATCGCCTCGGATCTGACCATCGAGGCCAATTACACCGAACTGCAGCAGTGCCTGCTCAACCTGGGCTTGAATGCGATCCAGGCGATGCCGGGCGGCGGCACCTTGATCCTGTCGGCCGATCGCCACGACGGTACGCGCGTGCGCATGAGCGTGGCCGACACCGGCGTGGGCATGAGCGATGACACGCGCGCGCGTCTGTTCAGCCCCTTCTTCACCACCAAAGCCGACGGCACCGGCCTGGGGTTGATCTCGTGCAAGCGCATCGTGGAAAGTTACGGCGGCAGCATTGCGGTCGATAGCCGCCTGGGCGAGGGCACGCGCTTCGACGTGATCGTGCCGATGCATGCGACGTCGGTTGCGGTTGCCGAGACCGAACTGCCGCTTGCCCTGGGCCATGGGCAGCGCATTCTGCTGGTGGATGGCGAAGCCACGCGCTTGTCGCTGCTGGGCAATGCGCTATCGAGCCAGGGCTATAAGCCGCAGCTGGCCAGCGACGGCGCCGCGGCGCTGCATCTGGTGCAGCAGCACGCCATGCCGCATCTGGTGATCATCGACAGCGACATCATCCTGTTATCGGCGGTCAGCGTGCTGTTGAGCATGCAGGAACTGGGCTATCAGGGCCCGGCGATCGTGCTGGAAGATGTCGGCGCACCGCTGCAACGTGTGCACTTTCCGCCGGATATCCCGGTGCATGTGCTGCGCAAACCGCTGGAAATGTGCCGCGTGTTCCGCGCGGTCTCGCACGCGCTCGAAGTGGCCTGA
- a CDS encoding BON domain-containing protein, whose amino-acid sequence MKNVTHARKLLSLSLSLALGLTLGASQAFAVPQENSAHKDHAASINKSKKPVTDTWITTKVKADLLATDNVSGTDVKVETKNGIVTLTGAVATQAEHDKAVAVAKGIEGVKSVKSIGLKVNPAKE is encoded by the coding sequence ATGAAAAACGTGACGCATGCACGTAAGTTGCTGTCTCTGTCTCTGTCTCTGGCGCTCGGTTTGACGCTGGGCGCGTCGCAAGCATTCGCCGTGCCGCAGGAAAACAGTGCTCACAAAGATCACGCTGCCAGCATCAACAAGTCCAAGAAGCCTGTTACCGACACTTGGATCACCACCAAAGTCAAGGCTGATCTGCTGGCCACCGACAACGTGTCGGGTACCGACGTGAAGGTCGAAACCAAGAATGGCATCGTGACGCTGACCGGTGCGGTTGCTACCCAGGCCGAGCACGACAAGGCCGTGGCTGTGGCCAAGGGCATCGAAGGCGTCAAGAGCGTCAAGTCGATTGGCTTGAAGGTCAACCCTGCGAAGGAGTAA
- a CDS encoding class I SAM-dependent methyltransferase translates to MAYSLGVVKGSAILCIVPATGACMHADLPIPDPAALAHSDRLAAHLRAEIQAAGGAIAFSRFMELALYAPGLGYYSAGSSKFGEAGDFVTSPELGPLFAATVSGALAPVLQQLGPGARMLEVGGGSGAFAEVTLKRLLELDALPERYAILEPSADLRERQRERLGRSLIPPVLDLVEWLDGPFPDDWDGVLFANEVVDALPTPRFALRDGEVYEETVVLDAQQRFARGEQPADALLSAAVRHLERYLEQPFADGYRSELLPQLPYWIQAVAGGLKRGAMLFIDYGYPRGEFYRAQRQDGTLRAFYRHRMHEDLYRWPGLQDLTASVDFTALAEAGTGAGFGLAGYCTQASFLLGNGLDALLAQAETRTDEVGRIRLREQTKRLTLPSEMGERFQAMGFSRDVDFSPAFLAGDLTWRL, encoded by the coding sequence ATGGCGTACTCGCTCGGCGTTGTAAAGGGCTCGGCTATCCTGTGCATTGTCCCCGCAACCGGTGCCTGCATGCACGCCGACCTTCCCATTCCCGATCCGGCCGCCCTGGCGCACAGCGATCGGCTGGCCGCGCATCTGCGCGCTGAAATTCAGGCCGCTGGCGGTGCGATTGCGTTTTCGCGTTTCATGGAGCTGGCGCTGTATGCGCCGGGCCTGGGCTATTACAGCGCCGGTTCCAGCAAGTTCGGCGAAGCCGGTGACTTCGTTACGTCACCGGAGCTTGGGCCGTTGTTCGCAGCGACCGTCTCCGGTGCGTTGGCACCGGTGTTGCAGCAACTTGGCCCGGGCGCACGCATGCTCGAAGTCGGCGGCGGCAGCGGCGCATTTGCCGAAGTGACACTGAAGCGCTTGCTTGAACTGGATGCGCTGCCCGAGCGTTACGCGATCCTGGAGCCCAGCGCCGATTTGCGCGAACGTCAGCGCGAGCGCCTGGGGCGCAGCTTGATCCCACCGGTATTGGATCTGGTGGAGTGGCTGGATGGCCCGTTCCCGGATGATTGGGATGGTGTGTTGTTCGCCAACGAAGTCGTCGATGCGCTACCCACGCCGCGCTTCGCACTGCGCGACGGTGAGGTGTATGAGGAAACCGTGGTGCTGGATGCGCAGCAGCGATTTGCGCGCGGCGAGCAGCCTGCCGATGCATTGCTCAGCGCAGCGGTGCGTCATCTGGAGCGCTATCTGGAGCAGCCGTTCGCCGATGGCTACCGTTCCGAGTTGCTGCCGCAGCTGCCGTACTGGATCCAGGCAGTCGCTGGCGGTCTGAAGCGCGGTGCGATGTTGTTCATCGATTACGGTTACCCGCGCGGCGAGTTCTATCGTGCGCAGCGCCAGGACGGCACCTTGCGTGCGTTCTATCGCCATCGCATGCACGAGGATCTGTATCGTTGGCCCGGCTTGCAGGATCTGACCGCTTCGGTGGATTTCACCGCATTGGCCGAGGCCGGCACCGGTGCAGGTTTCGGGTTGGCCGGTTACTGCACGCAGGCGAGCTTCCTGCTGGGCAATGGATTGGATGCGTTGTTGGCGCAGGCCGAGACGCGCACCGACGAAGTGGGGCGCATTCGCCTGCGCGAACAGACCAAGCGGCTGACCTTGCCCAGCGAAATGGGCGAGCGATTCCAGGCGATGGGCTTCTCGCGCGATGTCGATTTCTCGCCTGCCTTCCTAGCCGGCGACCTCACGTGGCGTCTGTGA
- a CDS encoding oxidoreductase codes for MPKPFNLAVVGYGYVGRTFHAPLIASTAGLQLHCVVSSKLQQAQADFPDVTVLADFDSALADAAIDAVVLATPNQTHASLALRALAAGKHVLVDKPFALDAAQARAMVDAAEAAGRIISVFQNRRWDADFLTVRRLIDEGQLGEVVEFHSHFDRYRPQVRDRWRESDLPGAGLWYDLGPHLLDQALQLFGAPQAIGADLQRQRSQARSDDYFHVTLHYPRLRVILHAGSLVADSSLRFAVHGTRGSYLKHGLDTQEDQLRAGRRPGTVGWGVDPLPGTLTRVDDEGRVHAHQPDNQPGDYRHCYAAFRDALAGTSAAPVSGADAVQLMQLLELAQHSAASGQMQWLAGAPEA; via the coding sequence ATGCCTAAACCGTTTAATCTGGCCGTCGTCGGCTATGGCTATGTCGGGCGCACCTTCCATGCACCGCTGATCGCGAGCACCGCTGGTTTGCAGTTGCACTGCGTGGTGTCGTCCAAGCTACAACAGGCGCAGGCCGACTTCCCCGATGTGACTGTGCTTGCCGATTTCGACAGCGCATTGGCAGATGCCGCGATCGATGCGGTGGTACTCGCCACGCCCAACCAGACCCACGCATCGTTGGCACTGCGGGCGCTGGCTGCCGGCAAGCATGTGTTGGTGGATAAACCCTTCGCATTGGATGCCGCACAGGCACGCGCGATGGTGGATGCAGCCGAGGCCGCCGGGCGCATTATCAGCGTGTTCCAGAACCGCCGCTGGGACGCGGATTTTCTCACCGTACGCCGCTTGATCGACGAAGGCCAATTAGGCGAGGTGGTGGAATTCCATTCGCACTTCGACCGGTATCGCCCGCAAGTGCGCGATCGCTGGCGCGAGAGCGATCTCCCCGGCGCCGGGCTCTGGTACGACCTGGGTCCGCACCTGCTCGATCAGGCACTGCAATTATTCGGCGCGCCGCAGGCGATCGGCGCAGATTTGCAGCGTCAGCGCAGCCAGGCACGCAGCGACGATTATTTCCACGTCACCCTGCACTATCCGCGGCTGCGCGTGATCCTGCATGCCGGGTCGCTGGTCGCCGATAGCAGTCTGCGCTTTGCCGTGCACGGCACACGCGGCAGCTATCTCAAGCACGGGCTGGACACCCAGGAAGATCAACTGCGCGCCGGACGTCGCCCAGGCACGGTAGGCTGGGGTGTCGACCCGTTGCCGGGCACGCTGACCCGCGTAGACGATGAAGGTCGCGTGCACGCCCACCAACCCGACAACCAGCCGGGCGACTATCGGCACTGCTATGCGGCCTTCCGCGATGCATTGGCGGGCACCAGCGCGGCACCGGTCAGTGGCGCAGACGCGGTGCAACTGATGCAACTGTTGGAGCTGGCGCAGCACAGTGCGGCGTCGGGCCAGATGCAGTGGCTCGCTGGTGCACCCGAGGCGTAG
- the folK gene encoding 2-amino-4-hydroxy-6-hydroxymethyldihydropteridine diphosphokinase, which translates to MTTVLLSLGSNVRPTHYLRSAVAALRARFGPLDVSPAYCMPAVGFDGPDFVNNAVKLDTDLDLHALDHWLHALEDAHGRDRSGPRFSDRTLDVDVVFFGDCIIEGPGYLRIPRPELKHAFVLKPLADIAPDFIDPLSGQTLAALWQAHPQYGGAFMAVELDTARTAADGAIA; encoded by the coding sequence ATGACTACCGTGCTTCTCAGCCTTGGCAGCAACGTCCGGCCGACCCACTACCTGCGTTCGGCCGTCGCTGCCTTGCGCGCGCGCTTCGGCCCGCTTGACGTCTCCCCTGCGTATTGCATGCCGGCGGTGGGATTCGACGGGCCGGACTTCGTCAATAACGCGGTGAAGCTCGACACCGATCTGGATCTGCACGCGCTCGATCATTGGTTACATGCACTGGAAGATGCGCATGGGCGCGATCGCAGCGGCCCGCGTTTCAGCGACCGCACCCTGGATGTGGATGTGGTGTTCTTCGGCGATTGCATCATCGAAGGACCTGGGTATCTGCGCATACCGCGGCCCGAGCTCAAGCACGCCTTCGTGCTGAAGCCGCTGGCCGATATCGCGCCGGATTTTATCGATCCGCTGAGCGGCCAGACACTTGCCGCGTTGTGGCAGGCGCATCCGCAGTATGGCGGCGCGTTTATGGCGGTGGAGTTGGACACGGCTCGTACAGCGGCGGATGGCGCAATAGCGTAG
- a CDS encoding response regulator: MTAIRTILLAEDSPADAEMAVDALREARLANPIVHVEDGVETMDYLLRRGMFADREEGLPAVLLLDIKMPRLDGLEVLKQVRSDETLKRLPVVILSSSREESDMARSWDLGVNAYVVKPVDVDQFFNAVKTLGTFWAVINQAPELD; encoded by the coding sequence ATGACCGCCATCCGTACCATCCTTCTGGCAGAAGACAGCCCGGCCGATGCGGAAATGGCCGTCGATGCCTTGCGCGAAGCTCGCCTGGCCAATCCCATCGTGCATGTCGAAGACGGCGTGGAAACCATGGACTATCTGCTGCGCCGTGGCATGTTCGCCGACCGCGAGGAAGGTCTGCCGGCGGTGTTGCTGCTGGACATCAAGATGCCGCGCCTGGATGGGTTGGAAGTGCTCAAGCAGGTGCGTAGCGATGAGACGCTCAAGCGCTTGCCGGTGGTGATCCTGTCGTCCTCGCGCGAAGAGAGCGACATGGCCCGCAGCTGGGACCTGGGCGTGAATGCCTACGTGGTCAAGCCGGTGGATGTCGATCAGTTCTTCAATGCCGTCAAGACGCTTGGCACGTTCTGGGCGGTCATCAATCAGGCACCGGAGCTGGACTGA
- a CDS encoding VanZ family protein, with protein MASVRSVLRPFYRPRLWVGLWIAAIVALIAVCMGPPPEFPELPSNSDKAEHFLSFALLCWGAVQLFATRRALLFAALGLVLLGVSIEIAQGALTTNRTADPDDALADTLGILAGLCLVWTPLRLVMLRLDQRWFGRR; from the coding sequence GTGGCGTCTGTGAGGTCGGTGCTGCGGCCGTTTTATCGGCCGCGGTTGTGGGTGGGCTTGTGGATCGCCGCGATTGTGGCGCTGATTGCAGTGTGCATGGGTCCACCGCCGGAATTTCCGGAACTGCCATCCAACAGCGACAAGGCAGAACACTTCCTCAGCTTCGCGTTGCTGTGTTGGGGGGCGGTGCAGTTGTTCGCCACGCGCCGCGCGCTGCTGTTTGCGGCGCTCGGCTTGGTGTTGTTGGGCGTCAGCATTGAAATTGCGCAGGGTGCGCTGACCACCAATCGCACTGCCGACCCTGACGATGCGCTCGCCGATACCCTGGGCATCCTGGCCGGGTTGTGCCTGGTGTGGACCCCGTTGCGGTTAGTGATGTTGCGGCTGGATCAGCGCTGGTTTGGTCGACGCTGA
- the gnd gene encoding phosphogluconate dehydrogenase (NAD(+)-dependent, decarboxylating) — MELGMVGLGRMGANMAERLVNGGHRVHGYDPGASARTGAQAKGIVTADALASLVSALPSPRVVWLMVPAGKIVDDTLAQLLRLLEAGDIVIDGGNSYYKDSQRRATLLQASGISFVDCGTSGGIWGLQEGYSLMVGGDEVAVTTLYPILATLAPAPDKGWGRVGPSGAGHFTKMVHNGIEYGMMQAYAEGFALMQHKTDFALDLHQIAEIWRDGSVVRSWLLDLTADALAHNPTMAGIAPFVSDSGEGRWTVAEAIDLEVPAPIITLSLMERLRSRDKDSFTDKLLAAMRNQFGGHAVMTTTSVPPAIGSKDA, encoded by the coding sequence ATGGAACTGGGTATGGTGGGGTTGGGCCGCATGGGGGCCAATATGGCCGAGCGGTTGGTCAACGGTGGGCATCGCGTGCATGGCTACGATCCAGGTGCGAGCGCGCGCACTGGCGCGCAGGCCAAGGGCATTGTCACCGCTGATGCGCTGGCCTCGCTGGTGTCTGCGCTGCCGAGTCCGCGGGTGGTGTGGCTGATGGTGCCGGCCGGCAAGATCGTTGACGACACCTTGGCGCAACTGCTGCGTTTGTTGGAAGCAGGCGACATCGTCATCGATGGGGGCAATTCGTATTACAAGGATTCGCAACGCCGCGCCACGCTGTTGCAGGCCAGCGGTATCTCCTTCGTCGATTGCGGAACCAGCGGTGGCATCTGGGGCCTGCAGGAAGGCTACAGCTTGATGGTGGGCGGCGACGAGGTGGCGGTGACTACGTTGTATCCGATCCTGGCCACCTTGGCGCCAGCGCCGGATAAGGGCTGGGGTCGGGTTGGCCCGAGCGGTGCCGGCCATTTCACCAAGATGGTCCACAACGGTATCGAGTACGGAATGATGCAGGCTTACGCCGAAGGCTTCGCATTGATGCAGCACAAGACCGATTTCGCGCTGGATCTGCACCAGATCGCCGAGATCTGGCGCGATGGCAGCGTGGTGCGCTCCTGGCTGCTGGACCTCACGGCCGATGCGCTTGCGCACAACCCGACCATGGCAGGCATTGCGCCGTTCGTATCCGATTCGGGCGAAGGTCGCTGGACGGTAGCCGAGGCGATCGATTTGGAAGTCCCTGCACCGATCATCACGTTGTCGCTGATGGAACGGCTGCGTTCGCGCGACAAGGATTCGTTCACCGACAAATTGCTGGCTGCAATGCGCAACCAATTCGGTGGGCATGCAGTGATGACCACGACATCGGTACCGCCGGCGATCGGCAGCAAGGACGCGTAA
- the gspN gene encoding type II secretion system protein N — protein MRALRWLLPAAVLCAIGVIATLPLRLVLPADTLAFSALEVQGSIWNGTLRGVTWNTMEVDDVGVRLRFWPLLREERQVQLTSATAQLVALQGARHGVEQANGRLLLRKNLAE, from the coding sequence GTGAGGGCACTGCGCTGGCTATTGCCCGCAGCGGTGCTGTGTGCGATCGGCGTGATCGCCACGCTGCCACTGCGCCTGGTGTTACCTGCCGACACGCTTGCGTTCTCTGCGCTTGAAGTACAGGGCTCGATCTGGAACGGCACCCTGCGTGGGGTGACCTGGAACACGATGGAGGTGGACGATGTCGGCGTGCGCTTGCGTTTCTGGCCGCTGTTGCGTGAAGAACGGCAGGTGCAGCTGACCTCGGCCACCGCACAGTTGGTGGCACTGCAGGGCGCACGCCACGGCGTGGAGCAGGCCAACGGTCGGCTGCTGCTGCGCAAAAACCTGGCGGAGTGA
- a CDS encoding sensor histidine kinase — MQTTVQADKWDRWRLPLLAVAVFLIVVVPSLLLQQMARNANQAAVWVSHTQEVQETAQRLEAAIRDTESAALMRSHGVERPALLERMRRGRGESLAAVQRLIELTKDNPAQQVRMGRIQSTVERRLLLADRIAVTTAPEQIRALINDMTLNNPIRLLIDELKGAESHLLDLRNARVETDRMHYEVLSWATLAVQLLLLGTVVWLLQRQIRRRMVAEHEYLRANGRASSVLQSVREPIVLLNAAQRIVLHNPAFAELYGLEERGNELMALEDVGEGVWRDPQIHQRLVDVLLRDRELWDYEHEQRSADGALRTMLINARRMPLPDTSDEDVVLMTVSDISLQKASQLRIQELNRQMEGKMEQVSEVNRELEAFSYSVSHDLRAPLRHVAGFSDKLARHLGDAADEKSRHYMEVISSSARRMASLIDDLLVYSRLGRSALRLQAVDMQSLVAETRAILDANVQSENTGHRVDWRIASLPVLVADENMMRQLWMNLLGNAVKYSAKREVARIEVGYAPMPDGGHQFSVRDNGTGFDMEYSSKLFGVFQRLHKASEYSGTGIGLASVRRVLTRHGGRVWAESVVDEGATFYFVLPPALEAPNQEFSV; from the coding sequence ATGCAAACGACGGTCCAAGCAGACAAGTGGGATCGCTGGCGCCTGCCTTTATTGGCGGTTGCCGTGTTCCTGATTGTGGTAGTGCCCTCGTTGCTGCTGCAGCAGATGGCGCGCAACGCCAATCAGGCTGCGGTGTGGGTGTCGCATACCCAGGAGGTGCAGGAAACCGCGCAGCGCCTGGAAGCGGCAATACGCGATACCGAATCGGCCGCGCTGATGCGCTCGCACGGGGTGGAGCGCCCGGCGCTGCTGGAACGCATGCGACGCGGGCGAGGCGAGTCGCTGGCCGCGGTGCAGCGATTGATCGAACTGACCAAGGACAACCCTGCCCAGCAAGTGCGCATGGGGCGTATCCAGAGCACCGTCGAACGTCGTCTGTTGCTGGCCGATCGCATCGCCGTGACCACGGCGCCGGAACAGATTCGCGCGCTGATCAACGACATGACCTTGAACAACCCGATCCGTTTGTTGATCGATGAGTTGAAGGGGGCTGAAAGTCACTTGCTGGATCTGCGCAATGCGCGCGTAGAAACAGATCGCATGCATTACGAGGTGCTGAGCTGGGCGACGCTGGCGGTGCAGTTGCTGTTGCTGGGCACTGTGGTCTGGTTGCTGCAGCGGCAGATCCGTCGCCGGATGGTGGCCGAACATGAATATCTGCGTGCCAATGGGCGCGCCAGCTCGGTGCTGCAGAGCGTGCGCGAGCCTATCGTGTTGCTCAATGCCGCTCAGCGCATCGTGCTGCACAACCCTGCGTTCGCCGAACTGTATGGTCTGGAAGAGCGCGGCAATGAATTGATGGCGCTTGAGGATGTGGGCGAGGGCGTGTGGCGCGACCCGCAGATCCATCAGCGGCTGGTCGATGTGTTGTTGCGCGACCGTGAGCTATGGGATTACGAACACGAGCAGCGCAGCGCCGATGGCGCGCTGCGCACCATGTTGATCAACGCGCGGCGCATGCCGTTGCCCGATACCAGCGACGAGGACGTGGTGTTGATGACGGTGAGCGACATCAGCCTGCAGAAGGCTTCCCAGCTGCGCATACAGGAGCTCAACCGGCAGATGGAGGGCAAGATGGAGCAGGTGTCTGAGGTCAACCGCGAGCTGGAAGCCTTCAGCTATTCGGTCTCGCACGATCTGCGCGCACCGCTGCGCCATGTGGCCGGATTCTCCGACAAGTTGGCGCGCCATCTGGGCGATGCGGCCGACGAGAAATCGCGCCATTACATGGAAGTGATCAGCAGCTCGGCGCGGCGCATGGCGTCGCTGATCGACGACTTGCTGGTGTATTCGCGCTTAGGGCGCAGTGCGCTGCGCCTGCAGGCGGTGGACATGCAATCGTTGGTCGCCGAAACGCGCGCGATTTTGGATGCCAACGTGCAGAGCGAAAACACCGGTCACCGCGTGGACTGGCGTATCGCGTCGCTGCCGGTGTTGGTTGCCGACGAAAACATGATGCGCCAGTTGTGGATGAATCTTCTCGGCAATGCAGTCAAATACAGCGCCAAGCGTGAGGTGGCCAGAATCGAAGTCGGCTACGCGCCGATGCCCGACGGCGGCCATCAATTCAGCGTGCGCGACAATGGCACCGGCTTCGATATGGAATACAGCTCGAAATTGTTCGGCGTGTTCCAACGTTTGCACAAGGCCAGCGAATACTCTGGCACCGGTATCGGGCTGGCCAGCGTGCGGCGCGTGCTGACACGTCACGGTGGCCGGGTCTGGGCCGAAAGCGTCGTCGACGAAGGTGCGACATTTTATTTCGTGCTTCCCCCTGCGCTTGAAGCGCCCAACCAAGAGTTCAGTGTATGA